One region of Acidovorax sp. T1 genomic DNA includes:
- a CDS encoding MinD/ParA family protein: MSDALSPPFNNPAATPVPPAPPLAAAGAGARIIAVTSGKGGVGKTFVSANLAAALTRRGQRVLVLDADLGLANLDVVLNLHPKVTLHDVFTGKAPLQDAIVQAPGGFSVLLAGSGMVEYSRLTPEVRNQFLNVIQEITPMYDVVLLDTGAGISDVVLFSVSLASEVLIVATPEPTSLTDAYAAIKVLAMQQKRQHVRMVINQAARPGDGRAITSQLQQVLDRFVSTESGRTMRLIHMGDIPADPAVRDAVMRRQLLLLQMPGCAASLAIAQLANKIESTLLVPNA; this comes from the coding sequence ATGAGCGACGCGCTGTCCCCCCCCTTCAACAACCCCGCCGCCACACCCGTGCCGCCCGCGCCACCATTGGCAGCGGCAGGCGCCGGCGCGCGCATCATTGCCGTCACCAGTGGCAAGGGCGGCGTGGGCAAGACCTTTGTTTCTGCCAACCTGGCCGCCGCCCTGACCCGACGGGGCCAGCGTGTGCTGGTGCTCGATGCCGACCTGGGTCTGGCCAACCTTGACGTGGTGCTCAATCTGCACCCCAAGGTCACGCTGCACGATGTATTCACCGGCAAGGCGCCCTTGCAGGACGCCATCGTCCAGGCGCCCGGCGGCTTCTCGGTGCTGCTGGCGGGCTCGGGCATGGTCGAGTATTCGCGCCTGACCCCCGAGGTGCGCAACCAGTTCCTCAATGTCATCCAGGAGATCACGCCGATGTACGACGTGGTGCTGCTGGACACCGGCGCCGGCATCTCCGATGTGGTGCTGTTTTCCGTCTCGCTGGCGTCCGAAGTGCTGATCGTGGCCACGCCCGAGCCCACCTCGCTCACCGATGCCTACGCAGCCATCAAGGTGCTGGCCATGCAGCAAAAGCGCCAGCATGTGCGCATGGTCATCAACCAGGCCGCCCGGCCGGGCGACGGCCGCGCCATCACCAGCCAGTTGCAGCAGGTGCTGGACCGCTTTGTCAGCACCGAATCGGGACGCACGATGCGCCTGATTCACATGGGCGACATACCGGCTGACCCTGCGGTGCGCGATGCCGTCATGCGCCGCCAGCTGCTGCTGCTGCAAATGCCGGGCTGCGCCGCGTCACTGGCCATTGCCCAGCTGGCCAACAAGATCGAGTCCACGCTGCTGGTGCCCAACGCCTGA
- the rlmB gene encoding 23S rRNA (guanosine(2251)-2'-O)-methyltransferase RlmB, which produces MSSPKVLFGFHAVGVRLKTAPQSIIEIYYEATRRDARMRQFLDRAREAGARLIEADSVRIAKLAGSHGHQGVAARVEPVAQVTSLDELLENLEAAGIEQPLLLVLDGVTDPHNLGACLRVADGAGAHAVIAPKDHAVGINATVAKVASGAAETMPYFMVTNLARTLNELKERNIWCIGTSDDAPKTVYQVDLKGPVALVLGAEGDGMRQLTRKTCDELVSIPMKGAVESLNVSVASGVCLYEALRQRGG; this is translated from the coding sequence ATGTCCAGCCCCAAAGTACTCTTCGGCTTTCACGCCGTGGGCGTGCGTCTGAAGACCGCGCCACAATCCATCATCGAGATTTACTACGAAGCCACGCGCCGCGATGCGCGCATGCGCCAGTTTCTCGACCGCGCCCGCGAGGCCGGTGCCCGCCTCATTGAAGCCGACAGCGTGCGCATCGCCAAGCTGGCTGGCAGCCACGGCCACCAGGGCGTGGCCGCACGCGTGGAGCCCGTGGCGCAGGTCACCTCGCTCGACGAGCTGCTCGAAAACCTCGAAGCCGCCGGCATCGAGCAGCCCCTGCTGCTGGTGCTCGACGGCGTGACCGACCCGCACAACCTGGGCGCCTGCCTGCGCGTGGCCGACGGCGCGGGCGCACATGCCGTCATCGCCCCCAAGGACCATGCCGTGGGCATCAACGCCACCGTGGCCAAGGTGGCCAGCGGCGCGGCCGAGACCATGCCGTATTTCATGGTCACCAACCTCGCGCGCACCTTGAACGAGCTCAAGGAGCGCAACATCTGGTGCATCGGCACCAGCGACGACGCGCCCAAAACCGTGTACCAGGTCGATCTGAAAGGCCCCGTGGCCCTGGTGCTGGGTGCAGAAGGCGACGGCATGCGCCAGCTCACGCGCAAGACCTGCGACGAGCTCGTCAGCATCCCCATGAAGGGCGCGGTGGAAAGCCTGAACGTATCCGTGGCCAGCGGCGTGTGCCTGTACGAAGCCCTGCGCCAACGCGGCGGTTGA
- a CDS encoding PLP-dependent transferase produces the protein MPGMTEDTAFGPATRIVHHPYTPPAGFVAPQPGVFKASTVIFPNVAAMRSREWKDKSGYTYGLHGTPTTFILEERLCALEGGLQCVLVPSGLAAIANVALALLQPGDEVLIPDNAYGPNKDLANGELARFGIRHVLYDPLDPADLAARITPATRLVWLEAPGSVTMEFPDLCEQVRICRARGVTSALDNTWGAGLAFAPFDLAGDGSGSLAVDISVHAITKYPSGGGDVLMGSVITRDLALHMKVKLTHMRLGLGIAANDAETVLRALPSIGLRYRAHDVAARKLARWMQQQPAVVQVLHPALPGAPGHAHWQALCGAANGGDGAAAGLFSVMIDARYSQQQVDAFCDGLRLFKLGYSWGGPMSLVVPYQLASMRSRPAPHLQQGTLVRFSVGLEAVEDLRRDLQQAMDRAFGAT, from the coding sequence ATGCCAGGCATGACTGAAGACACCGCTTTCGGGCCTGCCACCCGCATCGTCCACCACCCTTACACCCCGCCCGCCGGGTTTGTCGCGCCGCAGCCGGGCGTGTTCAAGGCCTCCACCGTCATTTTTCCCAATGTCGCCGCGATGCGGTCGCGCGAATGGAAAGACAAGAGCGGCTACACCTACGGCCTGCACGGCACACCCACTACCTTCATTCTGGAAGAGCGCCTGTGCGCGCTGGAGGGCGGGCTGCAGTGCGTGCTGGTGCCCAGCGGCCTTGCGGCGATCGCCAACGTGGCGCTGGCCTTGCTCCAGCCCGGCGATGAAGTCCTGATTCCCGACAACGCCTACGGCCCCAACAAAGACCTGGCCAACGGCGAGCTGGCCCGCTTCGGCATACGCCATGTGCTGTACGACCCGCTCGACCCGGCCGATCTGGCCGCGCGCATCACGCCGGCAACGCGATTGGTGTGGCTGGAGGCCCCCGGGTCGGTGACCATGGAGTTCCCCGACCTGTGCGAACAGGTGCGCATCTGCCGTGCCCGGGGGGTGACCTCGGCGCTCGACAACACCTGGGGCGCCGGTCTGGCGTTTGCGCCCTTTGACCTGGCAGGGGATGGCAGCGGCAGCCTGGCGGTGGATATTTCGGTTCATGCAATCACCAAATACCCCAGTGGCGGCGGCGATGTGCTGATGGGCAGTGTCATCACGCGCGACCTGGCCCTGCACATGAAAGTCAAGCTCACGCACATGCGGCTGGGCCTGGGCATCGCCGCCAACGATGCCGAAACCGTGCTGCGTGCCTTGCCCAGCATCGGCCTGCGGTATCGCGCGCACGACGTGGCGGCGCGCAAGCTGGCACGGTGGATGCAGCAGCAGCCCGCCGTGGTGCAGGTGCTGCACCCGGCGCTGCCCGGCGCCCCGGGCCACGCCCACTGGCAGGCCCTGTGTGGTGCTGCCAACGGCGGCGATGGGGCCGCAGCCGGCCTGTTCAGCGTGATGATCGATGCACGCTACAGCCAGCAGCAGGTCGATGCGTTCTGCGACGGCCTGCGCCTGTTCAAGCTCGGCTACAGCTGGGGCGGCCCCATGAGCCTGGTGGTGCCTTATCAACTCGCGTCCATGCGCAGCCGGCCAGCGCCGCACCTGCAGCAGGGCACGCTGGTGCGCTTTTCCGTGGGGCTGGAAGCGGTGGAAGACCTGCGCCGGGATTTGCAGCAGGCCATGGACAGGGCCTTTGGCGCAACCTGA
- a CDS encoding DUF2189 domain-containing protein yields MSAPPVTQLPSAAPPAVTLNPLRLADPFRWLRKGMQDVVAAPGIALFYGACFWGMALVLAWVFRTRPEYAMSLASGCLLVGPFLAMGLYDTSRRREAGQPPDLGQSITCWDTHMGSMGMLVLVLVVLELLWGRASLVVFAVFFNTGMPSTTGVMAAIFNPQNWGFVGVYLAVGGAFAALVFSTSVVSIPMILDRDTDALTAGITSMRVVLENTAVMLLWGLLITLIVAASLWLWGAGLLLAGPVLGHASWHAYRAAVNPVLPMAV; encoded by the coding sequence ATGTCCGCACCTCCTGTCACCCAACTGCCGTCCGCCGCTCCCCCCGCCGTCACGCTGAATCCATTGCGCTTGGCCGACCCCTTTCGCTGGCTGCGCAAGGGCATGCAGGATGTGGTGGCCGCTCCGGGCATTGCACTGTTTTATGGCGCCTGTTTCTGGGGCATGGCGCTGGTGCTGGCCTGGGTGTTTCGCACGCGGCCTGAATACGCCATGTCGCTGGCCAGCGGCTGCCTGCTGGTGGGGCCGTTTCTGGCCATGGGCCTGTACGACACCAGCCGGCGCCGCGAGGCCGGCCAGCCGCCTGATTTGGGGCAATCCATCACCTGCTGGGACACGCACATGGGCAGCATGGGCATGCTGGTGCTCGTGCTGGTGGTGCTGGAGTTGCTGTGGGGTCGGGCGTCACTGGTGGTGTTTGCCGTGTTCTTCAACACTGGCATGCCCTCGACCACGGGGGTGATGGCGGCCATCTTCAACCCGCAGAACTGGGGTTTTGTCGGCGTTTACCTGGCAGTGGGGGGCGCTTTTGCGGCGCTGGTTTTTTCGACCTCGGTGGTGTCCATTCCCATGATCCTGGACCGCGACACCGATGCGCTCACAGCCGGCATCACCAGCATGCGGGTGGTGCTGGAAAACACCGCCGTCATGCTGCTGTGGGGGCTGTTGATCACCCTCATCGTGGCGGCATCGCTGTGGCTGTGGGGCGCAGGCCTGTTGCTGGCCGGTCCGGTGCTGGGCCATGCCAGCTGGCACGCCTACCGCGCGGCAGTGAACCCCGTCCTGCCCATGGCGGTTTGA
- a CDS encoding arylesterase, with amino-acid sequence MHRRHFILTTAAGALAGLCAPAAMAQQAGKAQAAATRPKQGPQQVILVLGDSLSAEYGLARGTGWVALLEKRLAQEKIAATVVNASVSGETTSGGRSRLAALLAQHRPSQVVIELGGNDALRGLPLKNTEENLSWMVQTAQTSGAKVLLVGMQVPPNYGTDYANRFAATFTAVAKARKAGVVPFFLKGVADGPDPTRLFQPDRIHPRAEAHPQMLANVWPELQKLLR; translated from the coding sequence GTGCATCGACGCCACTTTATCCTGACCACCGCAGCCGGGGCGCTGGCGGGGCTTTGTGCCCCGGCCGCCATGGCCCAGCAGGCAGGCAAGGCACAGGCAGCCGCAACGCGGCCAAAACAGGGGCCACAGCAGGTCATTTTGGTGCTGGGCGACTCGCTCAGTGCCGAATACGGCCTGGCACGCGGCACCGGCTGGGTGGCCTTGCTGGAAAAGCGCCTGGCGCAGGAAAAGATCGCAGCCACCGTGGTGAATGCCAGCGTGAGCGGAGAAACCACCTCCGGCGGGCGTTCGCGCCTGGCGGCGCTGCTGGCGCAGCACCGGCCCAGCCAGGTGGTGATCGAGCTGGGCGGCAATGACGCGCTACGCGGTTTGCCGCTGAAAAATACCGAAGAAAACCTGTCGTGGATGGTGCAGACGGCACAGACATCGGGTGCCAAGGTGCTGCTGGTGGGTATGCAGGTGCCACCCAATTACGGCACCGACTATGCCAACCGCTTTGCGGCCACCTTTACGGCAGTGGCCAAGGCGCGCAAGGCGGGCGTGGTGCCATTTTTCCTCAAGGGCGTGGCCGATGGACCCGACCCGACGCGCCTGTTCCAGCCAGACCGCATCCACCCGCGCGCCGAGGCGCATCCGCAGATGCTGGCCAATGTGTGGCCGGAACTCCAGAAGCTCTTGCGTTAA
- the sstT gene encoding serine/threonine transporter SstT, which translates to MIFNPLRWVQRTSLVTQIVIAMFTGIALAVFFPAATPKVAILGTLFISALKAVAPVLVFILVIAAISNHKPGEATHMRPVLFLYLVGTLAASVVGVTASLWFPSTLVLQAPADAANGPTNIQDVLLALLMNVVDNPVHALMEANYIGILAWALGFGMAMRHASAGTRTVMHDLSAGITVIIQVVIRFAPLGIFGLVAGTFADAGAQALWGYAHLLAVLLGCMVFVALVVNPLIVFLALRTNPYPLVFTCLRESGVTAFFTRSSAANIPINLALAKRLNLNEDTYSIAIPLGATINMAGAAITISVLSLAAAHTLGIAVDMPTALLLCVVAAVCACGASGVAGGSLLLIPLACSLFGISNDVAMQVVAIGFIIGILQDSAETALNSSTDVLFTAVACRWAEPERRSAR; encoded by the coding sequence ATGATTTTTAACCCGCTTCGCTGGGTACAGCGCACGAGCCTCGTCACGCAAATCGTGATTGCCATGTTTACCGGCATCGCGCTGGCCGTGTTCTTTCCGGCCGCCACCCCCAAGGTGGCCATTCTGGGAACGCTGTTCATTTCCGCCCTCAAGGCCGTGGCGCCCGTGCTGGTGTTCATTTTGGTGATTGCCGCCATCAGCAACCACAAGCCCGGCGAAGCCACCCACATGCGACCGGTGCTCTTTTTGTATCTGGTGGGCACGCTGGCAGCGTCCGTCGTGGGCGTCACGGCCAGTCTGTGGTTTCCGTCCACGCTGGTGCTGCAGGCCCCGGCGGATGCGGCCAATGGGCCGACAAATATCCAGGATGTGCTGCTGGCGCTGCTCATGAACGTGGTGGACAACCCCGTGCACGCCCTGATGGAGGCCAACTACATCGGCATCCTGGCCTGGGCGCTGGGCTTTGGCATGGCCATGCGCCACGCCAGCGCGGGCACCCGCACCGTGATGCACGATTTGTCGGCTGGCATCACGGTGATCATCCAGGTGGTGATCCGCTTTGCGCCGCTGGGCATTTTCGGTCTGGTGGCCGGCACCTTTGCCGACGCGGGTGCGCAGGCGCTGTGGGGCTATGCGCACCTGCTGGCCGTGTTGCTGGGCTGCATGGTGTTTGTGGCGCTGGTGGTCAACCCGCTCATCGTGTTTCTGGCGCTGCGCACCAACCCCTATCCGCTGGTGTTCACCTGCCTGCGCGAGAGTGGCGTGACGGCGTTCTTCACGCGCAGCTCGGCGGCCAACATCCCCATCAACCTGGCGCTGGCCAAGCGACTGAACCTGAACGAAGACACCTACAGCATCGCCATTCCGCTGGGCGCAACCATCAACATGGCTGGCGCGGCCATCACCATCAGCGTGCTGTCTCTGGCGGCGGCGCACACCCTGGGCATTGCAGTGGACATGCCAACCGCCCTGCTGCTGTGCGTGGTGGCGGCCGTGTGCGCCTGCGGCGCCTCGGGCGTGGCCGGCGGCTCGCTGCTGCTGATTCCGCTGGCGTGCAGCCTGTTTGGCATCAGCAACGATGTGGCCATGCAGGTGGTGGCCATCGGCTTCATCATCGGCATCCTGCAGGACTCGGCCGAGACGGCGCTCAATTCATCGACCGATGTGCTGTTCACGGCCGTGGCCTGCCGCTGGGCAGAACCAGAACGCCGGTCGGCGCGCTGA
- a CDS encoding BON domain-containing protein has protein sequence MHIGHFSHPGAQRIWSILGVSALAFGLTACNKQEQPTVGQKLDSAVQQTEQAAADAKMKAESALKNAETKVEEGAAKVQSGAQEMGTAAMGAVDDATITAQVSAGLAKDPDLSAFKIDVDTRAGAVTLSGPAPNANARERAETIAKGVKGVMSVTNNLKVAG, from the coding sequence ATGCATATCGGTCATTTTTCGCATCCTGGCGCGCAACGCATCTGGTCTATTCTTGGTGTCAGTGCCCTGGCGTTTGGTCTGACCGCCTGCAACAAGCAGGAACAGCCCACCGTGGGGCAAAAGCTCGATTCCGCTGTGCAACAAACCGAACAGGCCGCAGCGGATGCGAAGATGAAGGCAGAAAGCGCCCTCAAGAACGCGGAAACCAAGGTGGAAGAAGGCGCTGCCAAGGTGCAGTCGGGTGCCCAGGAAATGGGCACTGCCGCCATGGGCGCGGTGGACGACGCCACCATCACTGCGCAGGTGTCGGCCGGCCTGGCCAAGGACCCCGACCTGAGCGCATTCAAGATCGATGTGGACACCCGTGCCGGTGCCGTCACGCTCAGTGGCCCCGCACCGAATGCCAACGCCCGCGAACGCGCGGAAACCATCGCCAAAGGTGTGAAGGGTGTGATGTCGGTGACCAACAACCTCAAGGTCGCAGGCTGA
- a CDS encoding GGDEF domain-containing protein, producing the protein MSDSASHIVDLRDLRLDTAHALVAQAGGSEAALHPEQPSLYLQNLIDGLCELSLKDPLTGLANRRHFRAVLEREIDRVTRSGEAALLLMLDIDYFKQINDTHGHLAGDVVLQSVARTLSACVRPMDTLARYGGEEFAVVLPACQAGFGKVVAERIRRAVANTPVRISPSVEVNVTLSIGGAFAMQWIRSTTLLWTDRADQQLYNAKSMGRNRVSLEEQPDSTVSAEEKSLLFGPLYTPSGWGDLPPLDSASSVN; encoded by the coding sequence GTGTCTGATTCGGCCTCCCACATCGTAGACCTGCGCGACCTGCGTCTGGACACTGCGCACGCGCTGGTAGCCCAGGCCGGCGGGAGCGAGGCCGCACTGCACCCCGAGCAGCCGTCGCTCTACCTGCAAAACCTGATCGACGGACTGTGCGAACTGTCGCTGAAAGACCCCCTCACCGGGCTGGCCAATCGCCGCCATTTCCGGGCGGTGCTGGAACGCGAGATCGACCGGGTAACGCGCTCAGGCGAGGCCGCATTGCTGCTGATGCTGGACATCGACTATTTCAAGCAGATCAACGACACCCACGGACATCTGGCCGGCGACGTGGTGCTGCAGTCGGTGGCGCGCACGCTGAGCGCCTGCGTGCGCCCCATGGACACGCTGGCACGCTATGGCGGCGAAGAATTTGCCGTGGTGCTGCCCGCCTGCCAGGCAGGCTTTGGCAAGGTGGTGGCCGAGCGCATTCGCCGTGCGGTGGCCAATACGCCGGTGCGCATTTCGCCCTCGGTCGAGGTCAACGTCACGCTCAGCATTGGCGGTGCTTTCGCCATGCAATGGATACGCTCCACCACCCTGCTCTGGACAGACCGTGCGGACCAGCAGTTGTACAACGCAAAATCCATGGGCCGCAATCGTGTGAGCCTTGAGGAGCAACCCGACAGCACGGTCAGTGCCGAAGAAAAGAGCCTGTTGTTCGGCCCGCTCTACACGCCGTCGGGCTGGGGCGATCTGCCCCCGCTGGACTCTGCAAGCAGCGTCAACTGA
- a CDS encoding sulfurtransferase has protein sequence MKPVLNISCYQFVPLPDAAALRELLHERAMAAALKGTILLAHEGINMFLAGPAAAVRGFVNALRADPRFADLEPKESWSDTVPFRKMLVKVKREIIRMDHPAIQPSAGRAPAVTPATLRRWLTQGHDDAGRPVVTLDTRNAFEVDEGTFDHAIDWRIDKFTEFPPALRAHKAELADKTVVSFCTGGIRCEKAAILMREEGLTHVYQLEGGILKYFEETDGAHYHGGCFVFDERRTLAADLSAGTLRNVVEDAIDK, from the coding sequence GTGAAACCTGTCCTGAACATCTCCTGCTACCAATTCGTGCCCCTGCCCGATGCCGCGGCCTTGCGCGAACTGCTGCACGAGCGGGCCATGGCTGCCGCGCTCAAAGGCACCATCTTGCTGGCCCACGAAGGCATCAACATGTTCCTGGCGGGCCCGGCAGCGGCGGTGCGCGGCTTTGTGAACGCCCTGCGCGCCGACCCGCGCTTTGCCGATCTGGAGCCGAAGGAAAGCTGGTCGGACACCGTGCCGTTTCGCAAGATGCTGGTCAAGGTCAAGCGCGAGATCATCCGCATGGACCACCCCGCCATCCAGCCCTCGGCGGGCCGGGCGCCCGCCGTCACGCCGGCCACTCTGCGCCGCTGGCTAACCCAAGGCCATGACGACGCGGGCCGCCCCGTGGTGACGCTGGACACGCGCAACGCCTTCGAGGTGGATGAGGGCACGTTCGACCACGCCATCGACTGGCGCATCGACAAGTTCACCGAGTTCCCCCCGGCCCTGCGCGCCCACAAGGCCGAGCTGGCAGACAAGACGGTGGTGAGCTTTTGCACGGGCGGCATCCGCTGCGAAAAAGCCGCCATCCTGATGCGCGAGGAAGGCCTCACGCATGTCTACCAGCTCGAAGGCGGCATCCTGAAATATTTCGAGGAAACGGATGGCGCGCATTACCACGGCGGCTGTTTCGTGTTCGACGAGCGCCGCACGCTGGCCGCAGACCTCTCAGCCGGCACGCTGCGCAATGTCGTGGAAGATGCTATTGATAAGTGA
- a CDS encoding SulP family inorganic anion transporter — protein sequence MSLHTLTRWFPFLAWPRPDRALLKGEFWAGMTVGLMLVPQGVAYAALAGMPLVTGIYASLVPALVAVLFSASTRLGVGPTALTSLLIGASLSGLAEPGSAQWVAMAAWMAILSGLVQLVMGLARFGWLLNLVTSPVLSGFTQAAALLILSSQLGALTGLRSDLGALWTTPSLGHFDLTAAAFGLGSLVLLMLARRLRPGFPAAIVVLGAAGLISWALGYAEADGAVVGALPAGLPSLYWPGALPWPSFAALVMPVLVVTLVSFLETASSAKVDSQRSGERWNENQDLIGQGLAKISSGLCGSFATSASFSRSAINLYAGARSGWATVFAIGLVLVVLLWLTPALYHVPQSVLAAVVVTAVTSLIKPGSFVRLWRISRVEAVISGITFGLTLATAPRMYWGVLVGLLMNLSHFLYQRLHPRIIEVGMHPDGSLRDRHLWQLPALAPHVLALRMDAELDFASASALERRVMDHLGAHPDVVHVCLLAQPINRIDVTGVETFAHLVATLRARTGTLHLSGLKLPVEQVLRRAGVLEPGTGLAMYRTDAEALRALQQLPVTAESAPGAASGGQNARGG from the coding sequence ATGTCACTGCACACCTTGACCCGCTGGTTTCCGTTTCTGGCCTGGCCGCGCCCTGACCGTGCCTTGCTCAAGGGGGAGTTCTGGGCCGGCATGACGGTGGGCCTGATGCTGGTGCCGCAGGGCGTGGCCTACGCCGCCCTGGCGGGCATGCCGCTGGTGACCGGCATCTATGCATCGCTGGTGCCGGCGCTGGTGGCGGTGCTGTTCAGCGCCTCCACGCGCCTGGGCGTGGGGCCCACAGCCCTCACCAGCCTGCTGATCGGCGCATCGCTGTCGGGGCTGGCCGAGCCCGGCAGCGCGCAGTGGGTGGCGATGGCGGCCTGGATGGCGATTCTGTCAGGACTGGTGCAACTGGTGATGGGCCTCGCACGCTTTGGCTGGCTGCTCAATCTGGTGACCTCGCCAGTGCTCAGCGGCTTCACCCAGGCGGCGGCGCTGTTGATTCTTTCGTCCCAACTGGGGGCGCTGACCGGGCTGCGCTCCGATCTGGGTGCCTTGTGGACGACACCCTCGCTGGGCCATTTCGACCTGACGGCGGCGGCCTTCGGGCTGGGCAGCCTGGTGTTGCTGATGCTCGCGCGCCGGCTGCGGCCGGGCTTTCCGGCCGCCATCGTGGTGCTGGGCGCGGCGGGGCTTATCAGCTGGGCCCTGGGCTATGCCGAGGCCGATGGCGCAGTGGTGGGCGCCTTGCCTGCAGGCCTGCCCAGCCTTTACTGGCCGGGCGCCCTGCCCTGGCCCAGCTTTGCGGCGCTGGTGATGCCAGTGCTGGTGGTCACGCTGGTGAGTTTTCTGGAGACGGCTTCCAGCGCCAAGGTGGACAGCCAGCGCTCGGGCGAGCGCTGGAACGAAAACCAGGACCTGATCGGCCAGGGCCTGGCCAAAATCAGCAGCGGGCTGTGCGGCAGCTTTGCCACCAGCGCGTCGTTTTCGCGCTCGGCTATCAACCTGTATGCCGGCGCCCGCAGCGGCTGGGCCACCGTGTTTGCCATCGGCCTGGTGCTGGTGGTGCTGCTGTGGCTGACGCCGGCGCTCTACCATGTGCCGCAGTCGGTGCTGGCCGCCGTGGTGGTGACGGCCGTCACCAGCCTGATCAAACCGGGCAGCTTCGTGCGGCTGTGGCGCATTTCCCGCGTCGAGGCGGTCATCTCCGGCATCACCTTTGGCCTGACGCTGGCCACCGCACCCCGCATGTACTGGGGCGTGCTGGTGGGCCTGCTGATGAACCTGAGCCATTTCCTGTACCAGCGTCTGCACCCGCGCATCATCGAGGTGGGCATGCACCCCGACGGCAGCCTGCGCGACCGGCACCTGTGGCAATTGCCGGCGCTGGCGCCGCATGTGCTGGCCCTGCGCATGGATGCCGAACTCGACTTTGCTTCCGCCAGCGCGCTTGAACGCCGGGTGATGGACCACTTGGGCGCGCACCCCGATGTAGTGCATGTCTGCCTGCTGGCCCAGCCCATCAACCGCATCGACGTGACCGGCGTGGAAACCTTCGCCCATCTGGTGGCCACCCTGCGCGCCCGCACGGGCACGCTGCACCTGAGCGGGCTCAAGCTGCCCGTGGAACAGGTGCTGCGCCGCGCCGGGGTGCTGGAGCCCGGCACGGGGCTGGCCATGTACCGCACCGACGCCGAGGCCCTGCGGGCGCTGCAGCAACTGCCGGTCACGGCAGAAAGCGCCCCTGGCGCGGCCTCTGGCGGCCAAAACGCGCGGGGCGGCTGA
- a CDS encoding ABC transporter ATP-binding protein, with the protein MSEPAPSPATPIIAVEHVFKSVTDSTGTLDILRDIDFRLAPGETVAIVGASGSGKSTLLSIIAGLDTPTRGTVRLDGQDLFALSEDGRAALRAQKVGFVFQSFQLMGNLTALENVMLPLELASRSDARKAATEMLKHVGLGQRLGHYPKVLSGGEQQRVALARAFVMQPAVLLADEPTGSLDFATGETIMQLMFDLNREQGTTLVLVTHDRGIAQRCERVISIVAGRVST; encoded by the coding sequence ATGTCTGAACCTGCCCCTTCGCCAGCCACACCCATCATTGCCGTCGAGCATGTATTCAAGTCGGTGACCGACTCCACCGGCACGCTGGACATTTTGCGTGATATCGATTTCCGCCTGGCGCCTGGGGAAACCGTGGCCATTGTGGGCGCGTCGGGCTCTGGCAAAAGCACCTTGCTGTCGATCATTGCGGGCCTGGATACGCCCACGCGCGGCACCGTGCGGCTCGATGGCCAGGATTTGTTTGCGCTGAGCGAAGATGGCCGCGCCGCGCTGCGTGCGCAAAAGGTGGGTTTCGTGTTCCAGAGCTTTCAGCTGATGGGCAACCTCACGGCACTCGAAAACGTCATGCTGCCGCTGGAGCTGGCCAGCCGCAGCGACGCCCGCAAGGCGGCCACCGAGATGCTCAAGCATGTGGGGCTGGGCCAGCGCCTGGGGCATTACCCCAAGGTGCTCAGTGGCGGCGAGCAGCAGCGCGTGGCGCTGGCGCGCGCTTTTGTGATGCAGCCCGCCGTGCTGCTGGCCGACGAGCCCACCGGCAGCCTCGACTTCGCCACCGGCGAGACCATCATGCAACTGATGTTTGATCTCAACCGCGAGCAGGGCACCACGCTGGTGCTGGTCACGCACGATCGGGGCATTGCCCAGCGCTGCGAGCGCGTCATCAGCATCGTGGCCGGCAGGGTCAGCACATGA